GGCCAGCACCACGGTGTCGTCGATGTTGACGAGGACGGCGCCGCTGGCCTGGCGGGCGATCTCGCCGGTCTCCATGGTGACCGTGTGCTGGCCCCACTGGAAGGTCTTGGTGACTTTGTTGAACATCGTCATGGTTTGCTCCTGAAAAAATAGCTGCTCGCGCTTGAGCAGCAAGCTTTTGGAGGTCAAACAGACCGCGATGCCATTCCAGGCAAGCGCTGGCAGCTATTAAAAAAGTAGCTACATGACTTCAGCACTGGCTTGGAATGACACAGCTTCGCTCTGTCTGACGGGTCTCCAAAGGGGATGGGTGAAGTAAAAAACGCCTGAGCCGGTGCATCCAACTCAGGCGTTGCGGGCGAAGGCGCTGCTTACTTGCGCAGGCCCAGCTTGGCGATCAGGGCCGTGTAGCGCTCGGCGTCCTTGGCCTTGAGGTAGTCCAGCAGCTTGCGGCGGCGGCTGACCATGCGCAGCAGGCCGCGGCGACCGTGGTGATCCTTGGCGTGCTGCTTGAAGTGGGGGGTCAGCTCGTTGATGCGCGCCGTGAGCAGGGCGACCTGCACTTCGGGGCTGCCGGTATCGTTGGCAGCGCGCTGGTTGGCCTTGACGACTTCGGCCTTGACGGAGGATGCGATCATGAAAATTTCCTGAGTGGCCGGGCGGTGGCCTGGGCGGCGAGGAGGTATGGAATGCACGCTCTTGCCGCCAAAGAAGCCAGGCACCGCAGCCTGGTTGTGACTTGCGCCGGCCACTGGAAAGGCCGCCGGCGTGCGTCTTGCACTATGCAAAACCGCACGATTATATCCCGCCGGGCTTTTTTCCGGCATCCGCAGCGACGCCGATTGCCCTGCTGCGGCAAGGGTGGCGATGATGCCCGTCGCTGCGCCCCGCCCAGCCCGCCGCCCCTGTCGGGCCTTGCCCTTGTTCGATCACGAGGACTCCGCCATGCCTGCCCTGCCTGCATCCGCCCCTCGGCTGCCACGCCGCGCTGCCCTGGGCCTGGCCCTGTCCCTGACGGCAGCCAGTCTTGTCGCCCTGACTCCCACCCCAGCCTGGGCCGGGAAGAAATCGGGTAAATCGGGCGGCAAGGGCAAGAAATCCGGCGGCAAGGCCGGCCCGCCGCGCAGCAGCTCCGAAGAAACCCGTGCCGAGCGCGAGCGCCGGCTGGCGCGCGAATGCCGCACCATGCCCAACTCCGGCGCCTGCCTGGGCTATGGACGTTAAGCGATGGGCGATGCACGCCGGGTATTTTTCTCGCAACTTGCTGCGGACGGCCGAAAAAGCGCATTACAATTGCCCTCGTTGCTGCATTGCAGGCCGGTACAGACCACTGACCGACACCACAGGCAGCAATTTTTGAAAGACAGCCGATTTATCGTGCTAGAATTCAAAGCTTCGCGGCTGTAGCTCAGCTGGATAGAGTACTTGGCTACGAACCAAGGGGTCGTGGGTTCGATTCCTGCCAGCCGCGCCAAACGACAAGCCCTGAATCCGAAAGGATTCAGGGCTTTTTCGTTGGCTCCCAGCCAAAGCACGGCACTATCAGGCCATGAGCAAGGCCTTTACCCGCGAAGACGACGCGCCCGAGGACGACGATCCCGGCGCGGCACCCGCACCCGCCATCCCGGCGGGCAGCAAGAACTACATCAGCCCCCAGGGCTACGCCCGCCTGCGTGGCGAGCTGATGCAGCTCATCGACGAAGAGCGCCCCAAGGTCGTGGACATCGTGCATTGGGCCGCCAGCAACGGCGACCGTTCGGAAAACGGCGACTACCTGTATGGCAAGAAGCGCCTGCGCGAGATCGACCGGCGCATCCGCTTCCTGAC
This portion of the Melaminivora jejuensis genome encodes:
- the rpsO gene encoding 30S ribosomal protein S15, yielding MIASSVKAEVVKANQRAANDTGSPEVQVALLTARINELTPHFKQHAKDHHGRRGLLRMVSRRRKLLDYLKAKDAERYTALIAKLGLRK